The Deinococcus arcticus genome contains the following window.
ACAGCTGCGCAGCAGAGCGAGTCTCGAAAAAAGGACGTTGCACCGGGCGTGGAGACTGTTCGGTGCTCTCCTGCAAAGTCGCACCATGAGGGGCAACGTCAATTGCCTCGCCCCTCCCCCAGGCCGACGGTTCAGAAGGGCGCAGAAACGTTTCCCTTCCTGGGACAAGGCCCTTTGTTCGCTTCTCGCGCTGCGGCGCCGCTGTCCCCGCCCGCTCGGTTGATCGGGGGATCAACCGCGAGTGACTTCATCCCCGGCCATACCTGACCAGTCGCCTTCCAGGGTCAGCCGCACGGTGCCGGCCAGGGTCTGTCCCGGGCTCAGCACGCGCAGGTCGGTGCCGTCCACGCCCTGCGCGGCCAGATTCAGGGCGTCGGTGGCGTGCGAGACCGGCTCCAGGGCCAGACTTCCGTCCGGCGCGGTGAAGACCACAAGGTGCGAATACACGTTGTCGGCGGTCAGGGTCAGGGCGCGGTGGCCCCAGTCCAGGCGCGCCACCCCGTTCCAGGCGGTATAGGTGGCGTCAATCTGGCGCTGGCCCACAGGCGTGGGGCGCCGGAAGTCCTCGGCAGGCGTAACAGGGCGCGCAGCCCCCAGGGGCAGCTGGCGCTCATCGGTGTCGTACATCAGTTCGGTGTCCACTTCCAGGGTGGGGTCGGTGCCGCCTATGCCCCGGGCGAAGTAAGGGTGCAGGCCCAGCCCGGCCGGCATGGGCCGGGTGTCGGCGTTGACGAGGCTGACTGTGGTGTCCAGATGGGGCCCGTGCAGGCGGTACTCCACGGCCGCCGTGAAGGCCCAGGGCCAGTTCATGTCGGCAAAGTCGCGGCTGTCGAAGGTGGCGCGCAGGAAGCCAGTCTCGGCCTGGGCCACCTGCCAGGGGCGGCCCCGCACATCGCCGTGCTGCGCCAGCCCGTTTTTGGTGGTGGGGCGCAACTGCACGGCCTGGCCTCCGAAAGTGAAGCGCGCGTCGCGGATGCGGTTGCTGTAGGGCACCAGCAGAAAGCTGGCGCACTGGCTGCTGGTCTGCACCGCCGCCGGGTCCACGGCGCGCAGCACGGGCCGCCCGCTGGCCGCGTGCAGGTTGAGCACGCTGGCGCCCAGCCCGGGCAGCACCTCCAGGGTCAGGTGCTCGCTGCGCAGGGTCTGCACCGGCCCGGGGCCTGGGGTCACGCGCGGCCCCGGGTGATTTCAAACAGCAGAATTCCCGCCGCCACCGAGGCATTCAGGCTCTGCACCTGCCCGCGCACCGGAATGCTGACCAGGGCGTCGCATTTCTCGCGCACCAGGCGCCGCATGCCCTCGCCCTCGGCGCCAATCACCAGGGCAACCTTGCCACTGAAGTCCACCCGGCGCACGTCCTGGGCCGCTTCGCCCGCCGCGCCGTACACCCACACGCCCTCTTTTTTCAGCGCGTCCATCAGGCGGGGCAGGTTCTTCGTCTGGGCCACAGGCAGGTAACTGGTGGCGCCCGCCGCTGTTTTGGCCACCACCGGCGAGAGTGGCGCGCTGCGCCGTTCTTCGACCACCACGCCGTGCGCGCCCAGCACCTCCGCGCTGCGGATGATGGCCCCAAAGTTGCGCGGATCAGTGATGCCGTCCAGCAGCACGATCAGCAGCGGCTCGCTCCGTTTCTCGGCCAGATCCAGAATGTCGTCCACGCTGGCCCAGTCCAGGTCCTCCACTTCCGCCAGCAGGCCCTGGTGGGCGGTGGTGCCCGCCAGCTGGTCCAGCTCAATCCGTGGAGCAAAGCGCAGGCGCACGCCCGTGGCCTTGAGCTGCGCCACCAGCGCCTCTTCCACGCCCCGCGCGACCAGGACCTCGCTCACGCGTCCATCGCGAAGTGCCTCTAGCACCGGATTCCGCCCGTACAGCAACATGTCAGGCAGTGTACCCGGCGCGGCGCGCGGGCCTACTCGGTGGCCGGGGCCACGAACGCCGCGCTGTCGTAGTAGGTGCGGAAGGCCGTCACCCGGCCATCCCGCACGTCAATCAGGCTCACGCCCCGGTAGGCCACGTCACGTCCCGCTGCCAGCTGGCCGGTGGTTTCCCACTCCATCACACCCAGGCCGCCTTCCTCGTGGCTGCGGGCAAACTCACTGTGCACCTGCGCGAAATTGTTCAGGTAGGTCTGCCAGAACTCTCGGGCGCCGTCCAGGCCCGACCAGCTGTGGGCGCTGAGATTGCGCAGTGTGACCTCTGGAGCGTGCAGCGCCAGCAGATCATCCAGCTGCCGGGTGTTTTCCGCCGTCTGAAGCGCGGCCATAAAGCGTTGGGTGGTGCTGCCGTCCGGGGCGTAGCTCATGGGCCCCAGCACACCATCCCCTGCAGGCCCAGAGCGTAGGCGCGGCTACGGGCTGAAGAAGAGGTGAAGGAGGTGAAGAGAAAGGGGGCCTGAGTGGGCTGGGCCCCTCAGGCTTCGGCGTCGGCCGGGTCAATGCCGCACCACAGCATCAGGGCCACCCGCAGACCGGGGCCGTCCAGCAGGCCCCCATCGCCACGAGCACCATGACGGTGGCAGCTTCCCGCGCGCTGGGGTTGGGGTGCAGGCCATTGCGCTTCAAGGTCAGGAGCATGACCTGCAACGCCGTGCGCTTGTTGCCGTCGCTAAAGCCGTGGTCGTGCGCCAGGGTGGAGCCTATAGCAGCCACTTTGGTGAACAGTGTGGGATAAGCGTCGTCGCCAAAAGCGCTGTCGGTGGCTTTGGCCGTCGCGCTTTCAATCACCCCTGGATGGGCCACCCCGGCACGACCGGGCGAAATCTGAAAAATGCCGTCATGCACGAGGTGAACGAAGGCTGGGGTCGGATACGCCCAACCGTGGTGATGGTCGAAATAGCGTCCTGAGCGTGACACAGATCAGAGGGTAGCCAGCAGATCAAGGGTCTTTTGATCGGCCTGGAGCTGTTCCATGGTCCACGCTTCCAGTTCGGCATCCGCTTGCTCGGTGCGGGGTGTGGGCCGCGTTTCCTTGAGAGACCGAAAGACCGGCGGTTGATCGTCTGGTGTACTGGGTGTGCCCATACCTTCCCCCTGGTCCTGGCAGTGAATCAGCTGTGTGGGCCGCAGTATAGGGCTTTTGGCAGTGGTGTCCCTGGAGCGAACACAGCGGCGCTGTGAACGCTGAACAGCAGAAAGCAAAAAACGGTGCCTGGGGCACCGTTTGCGTCTGGTGGGTCGTGTAGGAATCGAACCTACAACCCGCTGATTAAGAGTCAGCTGCTCTGCCAATTGAGCTAACGACCCAGAGCGGAAGGAAGTATACGGGCCGCTGCCGGGCCTGTCAAGCGGGCTTGGCCCCCAGCAGGGCGCGTACGGTGGCCGCCAGATACAGGCTGCCCGCCACCAGCAGTGTCCCGCCCGCTGGCGTCACGGCCAGGGCGCGCGCCAGGGCCTGGGGGGGGTCGGGCACAGCCTCGCCGCCGAATGTGGCCGCCAGCTGGGCCGGGGGCGTGGCCAGATCACCGGGCGCTGTGAACACGCGCACCGGCACTCGCCCCAGCAGCGGGGCCAGGGTGGCGGCCGTGTCCTTGCGCGCCAGCCCGCCGAACAGCAGCACGTCGGCGCCCGGCACGGCGGCGGCCAGGGCCTGGGTGGCGTGGGGGTTGTGGGCCCCGTCCACCAGCACGGTCTTTCCACCGTGCGCAAAGCGTTCCAGCCGGGCCGGGTGGTTGGCCTGCAGGGCAGCCGGCACCCCCTGTTCATACCCCAGGGTGCGCAGGGTGGCCACGGCCAGCGCAGCGTTCTGCTGCTGGTGGGGGCCCGCCAGCCGGGGGGGCGCGGGCAGCGCGAACAGTTCGGGGTGGCTCTGTGGGGTCAGCAGCGGGGCACCTGCAGTGGCCGCCACCCCGGCAATCACGGCCAGGGCCTCGTCCTGGGCTGTGGTCAGCAGGGGCACGCCGGGCCGGGCCGCCCCCGCCTTGTCCCGGGCAATGGCCGCCACGCTGTCACCCAGCACCGCCGTGTGGTCCAGGCCCACATTCGTCAGGGCCACCGCCGCCACCCGGTCCAGGGCCTGGGTGGCGTCACTCTCGCCGCCCACCCCGGCTTCCATCACGGCCACCTGCACCCCGTCCTCAGCGAAAGCCTGACAGGCCAGGGCCAGCGTCAGATCAAAGAAAGCAGCGTCCGGGGCGTGGGCCTGGGCCCAGGCGATAAAGGCGGCGGCGCGCGCCGGGTCCAGGTTCTGGCCGTCCACCCGGATGCGTTCCTCGTAGGCGTGCAGGTGCGGGCTGGTAAAGCGGCCGGTGCGCACGCCAGCGGTCCGCAGCCCGGCTTCCAGCATGGCGCAGGTACTGCCCTTGCCGTTGGTCCCCACCACACGCACGCTCACAAAGGCGTGGTCGGGGCGGCCCAGGGCCCGGAGCAGGGTCTGGGCGCCCTGGGGGCCACGGGCCCGACCTGCGCGGGTGCGGGCATAGAGCCAGTCGTAATCGGGCCGGGTGTGGTCGGGCGTCGGGTGCGGGGCGGCCATGCGCGCACGGTAAAGCATGGGGCCCGCCCGCCGTCCAGTCTGGTCGGCAGGGGCCCCAGGGCCGCCCGGGTAGCATGCAGGCCGTGACCGACTTTGCCGCAGAAAGCGCCCCGCGTGTGGGCGTCGTGATGGGAAGCCGCAGCGACTTCGAGACGATGGAAGGCGCCCTGAGCACGCTGCAGGCCCTGGGCGTTTCTTACGAGGTGCGGGTGCTCTCGGCGCACCGCACGCCCGCGCTGCTGGCCAGCTACGGCGCGCGGGCCGAGCGGCTGAACTTCTCGTGCCTCATCGCCGGGGCAGGCGGGGCAGCGCACCTGCCGGGCATGCTGGCGGCCTTTACCCGCGTGCCGGTCCTGGGGGTGCCGGTGCAGTCGCGCGCCCTGAGCGGCCAGGACAGCCTGCTGAGCATCGTGCAGATGCCGGCGGGGGTGCCGGTGGCCACCTTTGCCATTGGCGCGGCGGGCGCGAAGAACGCGGCCCTGTTCGCAGCTGCCATCATCGCCACCACTGACCCGGGGGTGCGCGCGCGGCTGGACGCCTTCCGGGCCGCCCAGACCGGGGCCGTGCTGGACAACCCCTTCTTTGACGGCCACCCCCAGGCGGGCGAGGCATGAGCGCCCCACAGCCCACGTCCCACAACCCACAGCCCACGTCTCACAACCCACAGCCCACCCTGGGCATCCTGGGCGGCGGGCAGCTGGCCCAGATGCTGGCCCTGGCCGCCCTGCCGCTGGGCGTGCGCGTGACCGTGCTGGAGCCCGATCCCCAGGCCCCTGCCCGCCTGTGCGCCGAGCATCTGGCCGCGCCCTACACCGACCCCCAGGGGCTGGCCCGGCTGGCGGGGTGCGACGCCGTGACGCTGGAATTCGAGAACGTGCCGCTGCCCGCCCTGGCCGCCCTGGACGGCCGCGTGCCGCTGCGCCCGGGGCCCGGGGTGCTGGCCCGCAGCAAACACCGCGCCCGCGAAAAGGAGGCCCTGCGTGCGGCGGGAGTGGGCACGGCGCCCTTCGTGACCATTGAAGAGGCGGCGGACCTCACCGGCGCCCTGGCGCGGGTGGGCGGCCAGGGCCTGCTGAAAACCAGCGAACTGGGCTACGACGGCAAGGGGCAGGCGCGGGTGAACACCGACGCCGACCTGGGCGCCGCCTGGGCCGCGCTGGGCCGGGTGCCCTGCGTGCTGGAGGGGCTGGTGGCCTTTGAGCGCGAGGTGAGCTTGGCGGTGGCGCGCACGGCGGCCGGGCAGGTGGCGTTCGGGCCGCTGGTGGAAAACGTGCACCGGCAGGGCATTCTGCGCACCAGCGTCTGCCGTGCGGCGCCGCAGGACACCGGGGGGCGGGCCCGCGAACTGGCCCGCGCCGTGGCCGAGGGCTGGGGCCTGGAAGGGCTGCTGACCCTGGAATTCTTTGAGCTGCCCGGCGGGGAGTTGCTGGTGAATGAGGTGGCCCCCCGCGTGCACAACAGCGGCCACCTGACCCAGGACGGCGGCGGGGTCAGCCAGTTCGAGGCCCAGGTGCGCGCGGTGCTGGGGCTGGCGCTGCGTGACTGGTCGCCGCTGCTGCCCTGCGCCATGGTGAACGTGGTGGGCGTGGCCGGCCCAGATGGCCAGCCGCTGCACCCCGACTGGGCCGCCATTGACGCGCTGCCCGGTACCCGCGTGCATCTGTACCACAAAGACTGGCGGGCCGGGCGCAAGTTAGGCCACGTGAATCTGGTGGCCCCCGACGAGGCGACGCTGCACGCGCGTCTGCGTCAGCTTGAAGCGCTGATTCCCTGAGTGAGCGGGCCACGTCTGCCGGGCACACCCCCCTGAACGCCATCTGACCGCCCCACAAACCTCAACCTTCGGGGAAGGCGGGCTGAACGGGCGAACAACCCGGCCTCACGGGCGCGGCGTGCGCGGCCCCTAGCCTGGGGGGCATGACCCGTTCTCTCGCGCTTCTCCCTCTGCTCACGCTGGCCCTGGCGGGCGGCGCGCAGGGCCAGACCTTCAAACTGGTGTTCAAGGCCACCGAAGCCTCCATCCGCAAGGGCGAGGTGCGGGAGCAGGCCATCGTCAAATCCTGGCCGCTGCCGGCGGCGGGCGTGAAGGCCAGCAAGAAATACAACAAGGTCAGCAGCACCTTCACGCCCACGCTGAACCGCATTGAGAAGGCCCTCAGCGCCCGCAAGCCCCGGCCCGCCGTGTTTCGCAATGTGGGCGGCAGCTGGGTGGCCCAGGGCCAGACGGGCTGGGTCTTTGACCGCGACGCCACCAAAAAGAACCTGCTGCGCGCCATCCGGTCCGGTAAAAAGACCGCCCAGGTGGCCTACAAGCGCATTGAGCCGGCCCGCAGCGTGAAGGTGCTGGCCGCACGGGGCGTGCGCTGGCACGTGGCCTCGGGCAGCAGCAGCTACGCGGGCAGCCCGGCTTTCCGCGAAAAGAATATTCTGGTGGGGGCCAGCAAGCTGGATAACTTCTTTATCGCGCCGGGCCACGAATTCAACTTCAACGAGGAAATCGGACAGATTGACGCCAGCACCGGCTTCGTGAAGGGCTTTGTGATCAGTGACGGCACCCTCACCAAGGAGGACGGCGGCGGCATCTGTCAGGTCAGCACCACCATCTTCCGGGCGCTGTACCAGGCCGGTCTGCCCATCACCGAGCGCCACGAACACAGCCACCGCGTGAAGTACTACGACCCCGTGGGCTTTGAAGCCACCGTGTATGCCCCGGCCAAGAATCTGCGCATGAAAAACGACACCGGCGCGCACCTGTTCATCCAGGCCACCTGGAACGCGGCGGCGGACACTCTGCGCTTCGATGTCTTTGGGGCCAACACCGGGCGGCAGGTGAACATCAGTAGGCCCGTCATTACCAACTTCAAGCCCCCCGCCAAGCCCAGCTACACCCCCGACAAGAGCGTGGCCCTGGGCGGGCGCCGCCTGCTGGATACCCCGGCGCAGGGCATGACCAGCGTGATCACCCGCACCATCAAGGTGGGCGGCAAGGTGGTGAGCAAGGACACCCTGAAAAGCGTCTATGAACCCTGGGGCGCGGTCTACGGCGTGAACCCCAAGGACAAGCGCCTGAAGCGCTAAGGACGTTGCACCTCACGTTACGACTTTGCAGGAGAGCACCGCAAAGTCTCCACTTCCGGTGCAACGTCCTTTTTTCGAGACTCGCTCTGCGGCGCAGCTGTTTCAGCCTGCTCGGTTGCTCTCAAGATCAACAGCGAGCGACTTAAGACGGTTTCCGAAAAGGTCCGTCACACGTGAGAGAACTTTTCCGAGCGGAGGGACCCGGGGAGCTGCGGAGCAGAGGAGGAGAAGGGAAGGCGTTCCGGGCATTGGACCGCTCCCCGCCCTGGGCGGGGAGCATCCCCCTTCCTCCTGAATGTGACGGGAATGGACGGCCAGCCGTGTCACCCTGAGCAAGACCGGGCCGCCTCGCACTGGGGCGGCCCCCAGCGTGGCCGCTGCCCCGGCTGACCACCACCTGACGCCGTGCAAAACTTCGCCGCTCTGGCCGGGGTGTCTCGGGTACACTGCGCCTGTGCTCCTGACAACCCTGCTTCTGCTGATGGCTCTGGGTGGAGTCGCGCTGCTGCTCAGCGGCGTGACCCGGGGCAAATCGCGCTATTCCGCCATTCCCCAGGGCCACGCCCGGCGTGACAGCGCCCAGGATGTCTTCTGGGAAGCCCGCGTGCTGGCTGCGCTGCACGGCAACCGCGCCGCCCTGGAACGCCACGTGCTGACCAAGCAGCGTCAGCACCCGGGCCTGAAGCGCTGGCAACTGCTGCGCCTCGTGGATCTGGACCTGGCCAAGAAGGCGGGCAAGGGGCGCCACGTGCCGCGCCCCGCCGTGTTCCGCACGCATTTTTAAGGGCGAGACCGCACGCAGGCGCCCGGACAGAAGCGCGTGCGGGCGCTCCCTGTTTTCTTTACACTGGCGCGCACATGCCCCTGCCTGCTGTGCCTGACGACCTCCGGACTTCCCGCCTGTGGCTGCGCCGCCCCCGGGTGGCCGACGCCCCCGCCCTGGTGGCGGCTGTCAACGCCTCGCACGCAGAGCTGCGGCGCTGGATGCACTGGGCCCAGGTGCCCCTGACCCTGGAAGCGGCCCAGGCCAACCTGCACGCGGCCGCCGAGCGCTTCGAGACGCGCGAGAACCTGCGCTACCACGTGTGGAATCCGCAGGGCACCGAACTGCTGGGCAGCAGCGGCTACCACGCCCTGGACTGGCGGGTGCCGAAGGGCGAAATAGGCTACTGGATAGCCACGGCCCACACCGGCCAGGGCTACGCGCAGGAAGTGGCCCAGGCCCTGACCGATCTGGCCCTGGGCCCGCTGGGCTTTGCCCGCCTGGAAATCCGCTGCGACCCCGGGAACACCCGCAGCGCCCGCATTCCCCGGGCCCTGGGCTACGCCCTGGACGCCCGCTTCGTGAACGACGACGTGCGCGCCGATGACCCGGCGCAGTTGCGCGACACGCTGGTGTTCAGCCGCCTGGGGAAGCGGTGATGGTTGACGGTTGATGGAGAAAGAGAGGGGCTCGCGGCTGTAAGCCCTTCACCATCACCCTTCAACTATCACCCGTCCACCCTCTACGGCGTCAGCCGCGTTCCTGTTTCACCCCGCGCGGCGGCGGCCAGCACGCCGGTCTGCATGCCGCTGGCAATGACCGCGAAGGGAGCGCCCCGGTCCAGAGCGTCCAGGGCCGCGCGCACCTTGGGCCTCATGCCGCCGGCAATCCAGCCGGCCGCCATGCCGGCTTCGGCCTCGGCGCGGGTCAGGTGGGGGACCAGGCTCTCGGGGTCGGGGTAGGCGCGGTACACGCCCTCGACATCGGTCAGGAACACGATGCCGTCACCCAGGGCGCCCGCCACCGCGCCGGCGGCCGTGTCGGCGTTCACGTTCAGGGGCTCGCCCGCTGCGTCCACCGCCACGCAGCCCACCACCGGGGTCAGGCCTGCGCCCAGCAGGGTGCGCAGCAGCGCCGCGTTCACGCCGGTCACCCGGCCCACCCGGCCCAGCGCCGGGTCCAGGGGCTCGGCCTGCAGCAGCCGGTCGTCGCGGCCCATCAGGCCCACGGCCTGCCCCACATCCTGGCTCAGCGCCTTGTTCAGCCCGCACAGCGCCAGTTCCACAGCGTGCATGGCCTGCGGCGAGGTCACGCGCAGGCCGTCCCGGAATTCGCTGACAATGCCGCGCGCCGCCAGTTCCTGCTCAATCACCGGGCCGCCGCCGTGCACCACCACCACCGCATGCTCGGTGCGCAGGGCCGCAATCTCGGCGGCCACCGCGCGGCGCAGCTTCAGACTTTTCATGGCATTGCCGCCGTACTTGACGATCACGCCCCCGAGTCTAGGCGAGAAACGCGCGCCCCGGACCCTAATCGTGGCTGGCGCGCAGGGCAGCGGGCACGGGGGTGGCCGGCGGCTGCGTCCCCACCGGGCGGGCATACCACGTCATGACCGGGCGGGCGTCCAGGGTAAACGCAAAGCCCAGACGCTCCCAGAAGCGGGCGCCACGCGGATTGTCACCCAGCACGCTGGCCAGAATGCGCGTGGTGCCCGGCGCCACCCGGCCCTCCAGGTGGCGCACGGCCCGGCGGCCCCAGCCCTGCGACTGACGGTCCTCGCGAATCAGGAGCAGGTTGATCGTCAGGTCGCCTGGCCCGGGGAAGTCGCGCTTGCAGTCCAGACTGCCGATCACCTCGCCGTCATCGTCCAGCAGCAGTTCCAGGCTGCGGCGGGGGTCCAGCAGGGCCAGTTCCACGTCCCGCTGCACTTCACTGAGGGTGGGCAGGCGCGTGCTCAGCAGTTCGAAATACCCGGGCGACGCGGCGTACAGCTGGTGGAGCAGCGGCGCGTGGTGCAGCGCCAGCGACGTAACGTTCAAAGGGCCTCCCCGGGTCCGGCTGGGTCGGGCAAAGAAGGGCTTGGGTGATGGCCGGACTGAGCCGAGCATACGCCGCCTGCAGCCCGGCGCGGTGAATTCCGCCACAGCCGTGCCCAAAGACCCACTTCACCGAACAGGGGGGGCAGGTGCGCTACCCTGCACAGATGACCGCTGCCCCCCACTTCTACGCCCGTCGGCTGCGGCGCCCCGGCGCCGTGCTGGCCCCCATGGCGGGCTACAGCGACGCCCCCATGCGCCAGCTGGCCACCGAACAGGGCGCGCTGTGGACGGTCAGCGAGATGATCAGCGCGCGCGGCCTGATGTCGGGCGGCGACTCGGAGAAACTGAACCTGGGCCGCCCCTATCCCGGCGAGGCGGAGCGCGTGGTGCAGCTGTTCGGCGCCGAGGGCGAGGTGCTGGCCGCAGCCGTGGCCCGCGCAGAGGCCTGGTTTGCCCCGGCGGCCCTGGACCTGAACATGGGCTGCCCGGTGCCCAAGATCCGGGGCCGGGGCGGGGCGTGCCTGCTGCAGACCCCCGAGGTGGCCTATGAACTGGTGCGCGCCATGAAGAGTGCCACCGCCCTGGACGTGAGCGCCAAGATTCGCCTGGGCTGGGACCACGACCGCAGCCTGGAGGTGGCCCAGGGCCTGGAGGCAGCGGGCGCGGCCCTGATTACGGTGCATGGCCGCACCAGCGCCCAGCGCTACACCGGCGAGGCCGACTGGGAGGCCATTGCGCGGGTGGCGGCGGCAGTGAAGGTGCCGGTGGTGGGCAGCGGCGACGTGACCACGCCGGACGTGGCGCGGCAGCGGGCCCGTACGGGGGTGGCCGCCGTGATGATTGGCCGGGGGGCGGTGGGCAATCCCTGGATTTTCCGCGCCCTGGCCACCGGCCAGGATGAGCGGCCCGGTCCCCAGGAGCGCGCCTGCACCGCCCTGCGCCACGCCGAGTTGCAGGAGCAGTTCTATGCCGACCCCACCGGCCGCCTGACCCTGCGCCCGCTGCGCAAGGTGCTGCCCGCCTACCTGCCGGACTTCCCAGAGCTGCGCGAGGCCCTGGTGAACGTGGTGACCGTGCAGGACGTGCGGGCCGCCCTGCGCCCGCTGCTGGAAGAGCGGCCAGACAGGCAAGGCGCGCCGGGGGGCGACGCGGCAGGGTATGCTGTGGGTCATTCATGAACGTGCGCGAGTATTACGCCTACCTGACGGCTGCGCGGGAGCAGCTGTGGAACTTCCTGCGCGCCCTGCCTGCAGAGGACCTGAACCGGAATCTCATCGAGACCGGCGACCGGTTTCACTGCATCAAGGACCTGCTGCTGCACGTGACAGATGTGGAAGACCACTGGGTCCACGGCATTGCGCTGGGTGACGGTGTGCAGAGCCAGTACCCGCACGACTGGGTGCAGCCCCAGGCCGCGCAGTACGACCTGAACTGGATTCTGGACTACAGCCGTGAGGTGACGCGGCGCACCCAGGCCCTGCTGGACAGTGACCCGGACCTGGACCGCAGCGTGAAGCTGGTGCAGGACGACCCCGCCAGCGACACCGTGACCCTGGACCAGCTGCTGTGGAACGTGATGACCCACGAGGTCCGCCACACCGCCCAGATTGCCCTGATGATCCGCCAGCTGGGCCATACCCCGCCCTGGCTGGATTACATGCGCTTCGTGCGCCCCCAGAGCACCCCCGCCCAGGCCGGCGCCCCGGACCAGGGCCTGGACCCTGGCGACCTGGACGACGAGCTGTAAGAGCCGGCGGCAACAAGGTCAGCACAGCCGCGCCTGGACCACCGGGCGCGGCACTGACGTTGGCGGGCGTTGACATTTGCCCGGCGCCCCGCACGACCTTGTGGTGGGCTCGGCGGTCTGGGATACCACTTCTCTGTCAGCAGAAAGCCCCACGCCGAGGGGGCCTACTTCCCCAGGCTTGATCCCAGTGCCAGCTTCAGCGCGGCCTCGGCGTTCAGCAGGCCCGCGCCGCAGCTTCGTTCGGGCTGTGGGTCGCAGCGGCCCCCGGGAAAGGGCGAGGCGCTGCGGGTGAGGTACGAGCGCAGCAGCGCCGGGCTGAGGTTGGGGCGCACGCCCAGCAGCAGGCTGGCCACACCCGCCGCGTGGGGCGCGGCAAAGCTGGTGCCGTTGGGGCTGCGTTCGCCGCCCGGGCCCGTGGCGCTGCTGGCCACAATGCCCTGCCCGGGGTCACCCCCCGGCGCGGCCAGGGCCACCGCGCGGCCCCAGTTGGCGTAACTGGGGCGCCCCCCGGCGGCGCTCACGCTGGTCACAGTCAGCACATTGCGGCAGCCGGCCGGGGAATAGCCGGCCGCGTCCCGCCCGTCGTTGGCCGCGCCGGCGATCACCAGGGCGCCCCTGGCCGTCACGGCGTCCACCGCCGCCTGCACCCGCGCGTCGCAGCCGGTCAGGGGAATAAAGTCGGCGTACAGGCTGAGATTCAGAATGCGCGCCGGGTTGGGGTTGGCGCCCACTCCGGGTACCGGCAGACCAGCGGCCCACTTCAGGCCGTCCACCAGATCCGGCACTTCAATGGTGCCGTCCACCGCCGCCACCCGCACATGCACCACCCGCGCCTGGGGGTTAATGCCCGCCATGCCCCGGCCGTCGTGCGCCGCGCCAATCAGGTTGGCAATCACCTCGCCGTGGTAGGCGTAGTCGCCCACCGCGCGGGCGTCCGGGTCACGCCCGTTGCCGTCGCCGGTGCGGGCTGGGCTGCTCACGAAGTCGTACCCATTCACCGCCCGCGCGCCCAGTTCGGGGCTGGGCACATAGCCCGTGTCCAGCACCGCCACCGTGACCGGTGCGCCGCGTCCGCCAGGGCCGGTGCCCGGCAGCAGCGCCCACGCCTGCGGCAGCCGGATGGCCCCCAGATTCCACTGCCGGGCTGCCAGGGGATCGGTGGGCAGGGTGGGCGCCGCAGAGGTGGCGGCGGGGGTGGCCGGGCGGGAAGACGGCGCGGCCCCCCCAGCGGGCAGCGGCAGCAGGGGCGCCGTGGGCCGGGGCGCGCCGGGCAGTGGGCTGAGTTCGGGCAACGTGAGGTCCTGCGCGGGGGCGGCGGACCCCAGCAGGGCCGCGCCCAGCAGCGTGCGGGCAAGCAGGTGGGCCGTCATCCGCGCAGTGTGCGCCCCGGGCCTGACGCCCACCTGAGGGCGGCATTGGGGCTACCATCACCCTGATGAGCGCCCCTGTGCCGGCCCCCCTGCCTACCCATCCCACCGCGCGGCCCGTGGTGGTGCTGACTGGGGCGTCCAGCGGCATTGGCCGGGCCACGGCCGAGGAGCTGGCGGACCTGGGCTACGCGCTGGTGCTCGCTGCCCGCCGCGCCGATGAACTGCAGGCCCTGGCCCGGCGCCTGGACCCCAGCGGCGCGCGGGTGATCGCCGTGC
Protein-coding sequences here:
- a CDS encoding VanW family protein — protein: MTRSLALLPLLTLALAGGAQGQTFKLVFKATEASIRKGEVREQAIVKSWPLPAAGVKASKKYNKVSSTFTPTLNRIEKALSARKPRPAVFRNVGGSWVAQGQTGWVFDRDATKKNLLRAIRSGKKTAQVAYKRIEPARSVKVLAARGVRWHVASGSSSYAGSPAFREKNILVGASKLDNFFIAPGHEFNFNEEIGQIDASTGFVKGFVISDGTLTKEDGGGICQVSTTIFRALYQAGLPITERHEHSHRVKYYDPVGFEATVYAPAKNLRMKNDTGAHLFIQATWNAAADTLRFDVFGANTGRQVNISRPVITNFKPPAKPSYTPDKSVALGGRRLLDTPAQGMTSVITRTIKVGGKVVSKDTLKSVYEPWGAVYGVNPKDKRLKR
- a CDS encoding GNAT family N-acetyltransferase encodes the protein MPLPAVPDDLRTSRLWLRRPRVADAPALVAAVNASHAELRRWMHWAQVPLTLEAAQANLHAAAERFETRENLRYHVWNPQGTELLGSSGYHALDWRVPKGEIGYWIATAHTGQGYAQEVAQALTDLALGPLGFARLEIRCDPGNTRSARIPRALGYALDARFVNDDVRADDPAQLRDTLVFSRLGKR
- the argB gene encoding acetylglutamate kinase; the encoded protein is MIVKYGGNAMKSLKLRRAVAAEIAALRTEHAVVVVHGGGPVIEQELAARGIVSEFRDGLRVTSPQAMHAVELALCGLNKALSQDVGQAVGLMGRDDRLLQAEPLDPALGRVGRVTGVNAALLRTLLGAGLTPVVGCVAVDAAGEPLNVNADTAAGAVAGALGDGIVFLTDVEGVYRAYPDPESLVPHLTRAEAEAGMAAGWIAGGMRPKVRAALDALDRGAPFAVIASGMQTGVLAAAARGETGTRLTP
- a CDS encoding GNAT family N-acetyltransferase, giving the protein MNVTSLALHHAPLLHQLYAASPGYFELLSTRLPTLSEVQRDVELALLDPRRSLELLLDDDGEVIGSLDCKRDFPGPGDLTINLLLIREDRQSQGWGRRAVRHLEGRVAPGTTRILASVLGDNPRGARFWERLGFAFTLDARPVMTWYARPVGTQPPATPVPAALRASHD
- a CDS encoding tRNA dihydrouridine synthase, with translation MTAAPHFYARRLRRPGAVLAPMAGYSDAPMRQLATEQGALWTVSEMISARGLMSGGDSEKLNLGRPYPGEAERVVQLFGAEGEVLAAAVARAEAWFAPAALDLNMGCPVPKIRGRGGACLLQTPEVAYELVRAMKSATALDVSAKIRLGWDHDRSLEVAQGLEAAGAALITVHGRTSAQRYTGEADWEAIARVAAAVKVPVVGSGDVTTPDVARQRARTGVAAVMIGRGAVGNPWIFRALATGQDERPGPQERACTALRHAELQEQFYADPTGRLTLRPLRKVLPAYLPDFPELREALVNVVTVQDVRAALRPLLEERPDRQGAPGGDAAGYAVGHS
- a CDS encoding DinB family protein, whose product is MNVREYYAYLTAAREQLWNFLRALPAEDLNRNLIETGDRFHCIKDLLLHVTDVEDHWVHGIALGDGVQSQYPHDWVQPQAAQYDLNWILDYSREVTRRTQALLDSDPDLDRSVKLVQDDPASDTVTLDQLLWNVMTHEVRHTAQIALMIRQLGHTPPWLDYMRFVRPQSTPAQAGAPDQGLDPGDLDDEL
- a CDS encoding S8 family serine peptidase, whose protein sequence is MTAHLLARTLLGAALLGSAAPAQDLTLPELSPLPGAPRPTAPLLPLPAGGAAPSSRPATPAATSAAPTLPTDPLAARQWNLGAIRLPQAWALLPGTGPGGRGAPVTVAVLDTGYVPSPELGARAVNGYDFVSSPARTGDGNGRDPDARAVGDYAYHGEVIANLIGAAHDGRGMAGINPQARVVHVRVAAVDGTIEVPDLVDGLKWAAGLPVPGVGANPNPARILNLSLYADFIPLTGCDARVQAAVDAVTARGALVIAGAANDGRDAAGYSPAGCRNVLTVTSVSAAGGRPSYANWGRAVALAAPGGDPGQGIVASSATGPGGERSPNGTSFAAPHAAGVASLLLGVRPNLSPALLRSYLTRSASPFPGGRCDPQPERSCGAGLLNAEAALKLALGSSLGK